From a single Hemitrygon akajei chromosome 28, sHemAka1.3, whole genome shotgun sequence genomic region:
- the LOC140717550 gene encoding histone H4 produces MSGRGKGGKGLGKGGAKRHRKVLRDNIQGITKPAIRRLARRGGVKRISGLIYEETRGVLKVFLENVIRDAVTYTEHAKRKTVTAMDVVYALKRQGRTLYGFGG; encoded by the coding sequence ATGtctggcagagggaaaggaggcaaAGGACTGGGCAAAGGCGGAGCCAAGCGGCACCGTAAAGTGCTCCGTGAtaacatccagggcatcaccaAACCGGCCATCCGCCGTCTGGCTCGCCGTGGCGGCGTCAAGCGGATCTCGGGTCTGATCTACGAGGAGACCCGCGGGGTGCTGAAGGTTTTCCTGGAGAATGTGATCCGGGATGCGGTCACCTACACTGAACACGCCAAGCGTAAGACGGTCACTGCCATGGATGTGGTGTACGCTCTGAAACGCCAGGGCCGCACTCTCTATGGCTTCGGCGGCTGA